The genomic segment TTTGAGCGAAGCCGCGACTACGCGCTTGAGTGCCCCATCCGCATACATCGGGATGCTGGTTGCAAAAGCAACCGCAATCGTCAGACCCGCCAAGGCGCTAAACGTCAGCCAACGGGTGTTCCACATTTTGCGGAACAAAAATCGCAGTAGAGGTATTCCCATCGGCTATCGACCTACAACTTTCTGTCCCGGCTCCAAGCCTTTCAAAATCTCGATTTGTGTCGCCGTTTGCTGTCCAACCTCAACGTCCACTTCACGTTTGCCATCTGCATCAATGACTTGCACGTAGGTACGCGATCCAATAGAACGCAGGGTAGATGGCGGGATTACGATGACATTTTCCTTGCGCTTCGTAATAATGCTGATCGAAAGCGGGGTACCGCGAGTCAAGTTTTTAGGCAAATTTTTAATTTCCACCTGCATAAAATCTTCCGGCCGCTCTTTATCCGTATTATTGCCTGTGCCGCCGTTGCCTCCGTTATTGCCGCCATTAGAGGAATCCGTATTGGTCATCGGCATCATTTTCACCGTGCCCTTGAATTTGCCGCTATTGCTGATTTCCGCTACTATTGGCATGCCGACGACGATTTTGGCTATTTCATCCTTGGTCAGCTTCGCTGCCGGAATAAGCGTCGTCGTATCGGCTATGACCGCAATTGTGCTATACGCTTTAATTGCTGCACCTTTCTCCACATTGAGCGAAACAATCGTTCCGCTAATCGGTGCTGTCAGCGTAGCCTTCGCAATCTCTGCCTCCTGATCGACCAGCGCCTGCTTCTTCTCTTCAAACAAAATCGATCTTTCTTCAAATTCTACCGGGTCCATCTCATCGCGCGTTCTCAGCGCTTCCTTCATCGCGGTCTCTTCCTTGCGGAAAGCCAGCTTATCCATGCGCAGCGCCTTCGTAAGGGCATCGACATCAAGCTGGCCAATGACCTCGCCTGCGGACACTTTATCGCCAACCTTGATGTTCAGCTCTTTCAGGTTTTTGCCGTCCAGCGTGAAAAAGACAGGCTCCTCGCGGGATGAAATCAATTTGCCGATTACGTTAACCTTCGTCTCCAGCGTATCTGTCGTTACCTCATACTCTGGCTTCTTGGAAATTTGGGGCGGTGCAATGGAAGGCAATACTTCCTCTTCTTCTTCAGCAGGCAGCAAGGAGCAGCCGCTAGTTATTAACATGATTGCAGCAAGACTTATTATTGCGGGACGTTTAAATAAATTTCCCGTCAACCATTTCATAGACATGGTCGGCAACCTCCATAATAGTAGGATCATGTGTCGTCATACAAATCGTAACTTGTTCCGTGCGAATAATCGTTTTAAAAACACTCATAATTTGAGCTGCCATGTTGGAATCCAGCTCTGCGGTCGGCTCATCCGCCAGCAGCAATATCGGCTTGTGCGCAATCGCCTTCGCAATAGCAACGCGCTGCTGCTCGCCCCCGGACAGCTCGAAGGGACGATGGTTCATCCTTTTCTCCAGGCCAACCAGCTCCAGGCAGTGGTCCACCCGTTCCTTCCACGTTCCACGCGGAACGCCAGCCATCCTTAGCGACAGCTCGACATTCTCCTTCGCAGACAGCAGCGGCATCAAAGCGAACGCCTGAAAAATAAAGCCCATTTCCTTGCGCCTGACAAGTGTACGCTTATCGTCGCTCAGCTTATGAAAGGGCCTGCCGTTAAACCAAATTTCGCCTTCAGTCGGTGTATCCAGTCCGCCCAGGCAGTTCAGCAGCGTCGTCTTCCCCGAGCCGGAACGGCCGCGAAGCATAACGAGCTGATTTTGCCGGAGCTCCATATTAATGCCTTTGAGCACGCGCAGCGGCGCACCGCCAGCCTGAAATACCCGTTCAACATTCACAACGGAAAGCAGTTTTTCATTATGTACTTCTTTCTCTAGCTTCGGATCCTGCTTTTCTTCCTTCGCTAGATCGGGCTCTTGCACCGGTTGCTCATCCTTTTTTTTCTTGCTAAATATCATAGCTGATTTCTATACCTCCTCTTAAGCAGAGCGCCCTAGGATGACAATCAGGCTGCTCAATTAAAAAACCTTCATAATTCTCATCTTAACGTGTTAGACGAACGATTACAGCAAAAAGTTACAACAAAATCCGACGAATTCAAAATTTTTACTGAAGCTTAATTAAATATAAAAAAACTCCAGCCTTCCGGATTGGAAAGACTGGAGCGCTGCTTATGCTAATTGCCGAACGCTTGCGGATTTTCGCGCCATGCTTGCAGTTTCAGCATATCGTCGCTTTGCACCTTGCCAAGCTCTACGGCTGATTCAATAAGCTCGGAATAGTTCGACAGCGTTTCAAGCGGCATGTTCGCCTCGGCGAATGCCGAAGCCGCCTGTGCGAATTGGTAGGTGAAAATCGCCAGTACCGCCAGTACCTCGGCCCCCGCCTCGCGAACGGCAAGTCCCGCTTTCAGCGAGCTGCCTCCAGTTGAAATCAAATCTTCAATGACAACAACCTTTTGCCCTGGCTCAATGCGGCCTTCAATTTGGTTCTGCTTGCCATGGCCCTTCGCTTTATCGCGAATATAAGCCATCGGCAGTCCAAGCTTATGCGCGACCCAAGCCGCATGGGGAATACCCGCAGTCGAGGTGCCCGCAATGACTTCCACATCTGGATAACGCTCGCGAATGACAGCAGCGAAGCCATCAGCAACAAGCTCGCGAATAGCCGGGTAAGACATCGTTAGACGATTGTCGCAATAAATCGGCGACTTAAGACCTGAAGTCCACGTAAAAGGCTCATTTGGGCTAAGGGCTACTGCTCCGATTTCGAGCAGGCTGGCAGCAATCGTTTTAGGCAATTCCGAAAGTTTAACTTGGCTCATCTTAAATCAGCTCCTCAATAATCGCTTCTAATACTGCTCTTGAATTTGCGGCAGCCGTGATCGGCCGGCCAATAACCATATAGTCTGTACCTTGCTTTAACGCTTCTGCTGGTGTCATAATGCGCGATTGGTCGCCCACATCGGCACCTTTCGGGCGAATGCCCGGCGTTACCGTCTGGAAGGAAGCGCCGCATGCCTGCTTGATGGCCTGCACTTCAGCAGGGGACGCCACTACGCCATTCAGACCTGCAGCGCGGGCAAGCTCTGCGTACCGCAGAACAGCCTGCTCCACCGTTCCAGCAATGCCAATTTGCTCGTTGAGCATCGCTTGGTTGGTGCTGGTCAGCTGGGTCACTGCAATGATGCTTGGCTTTTTTTGTCCAACAGCAAGCGCAGCTTCCATGCCCTCGACCGCTGCCGCAAGCATTGCGCTTCCGCCAGCAGCATGGACATTAAACATGTCGACGCCGAGCCGGGTCACACTGCCTGAGCCGCCTTTGACCGTGTTCGGAATATCATGCATCTTTACATCAAGGAATACAAGGTAGCCCCGCTCCTTAAGTCCCGTTATGAACGCAGGACCCGCAGCATAAAACAGCTGCATGCCCACCTTCATATAACAGGGGATACCTTCCAGCTCATTCAATAAGCGCTCGGCGGAAGCCGCGTCCGCATAATCGAGCGCAACCATAATTTTTCCGGCTGCCTGTTCCCGTTCCCGTGTCAAACCCATCGTTAACCGTCCCCTTTGCCGTGTTTTTGCGAAATATGCGCATTAAAAAGGCCATCCGCCGGGCCACGCGCACCCGCAAAAGCAAAGCCATTTGCGGGCCGCAGGCAATCGGCGCTGGCCGTGCTTGCTAAAACTTATTTGTGCAGCAGTGTTGGCATCGAACGCGAGGAGAAGTTGATGGTCTCCATCATCCGCAGCAAGGCGCGAACCGTATCAAGCGACGTCATACATACAACGCCGTTCTCAACCGCTTCACGACGAATACGGAAGCCGTCGCGCTCAGGCGTTTTGCCTTTTGTCAGCGTATTGAAGACGAACTGTGCTTTGCCTTCACGGATCAGATCAAGAATGTTCGGCGATCCTTCGCTGAGCTTGTTCACTGTCGTTACCGTCATGCCCGCTTCTTCAAGCATAGCTGCCGTGCCGCCAGTTGCAATGATTTTGTAGCCAATGCTGTAGAAGCCACGAAGCAATTCGAGCGCCTCTTCTTTATCTTTATCCGCAACGGTCGCAATGATCGAGCCCGTTGTCGGGATTTTCATGCCTGCGCCTAGCAATCCTTTGTACAAGGCTTTCGCATATTGCACATCGCGTCCCATAACCTCACCCGTCGATTTCATCTCCGGTGTCAAGGTAGGGTCAACACGGCGCAGCTTCGCGAACGAGAAGACCGGAACTTTAACCGATACATACTCGTCTTCAGGCCACAGTCCGTCTTTATGGCCCAGGTCAGCCAGCTTCGTGCCAAGAATCGCTTGTGTCGCAAGGTTCGCCATTTGCAAGTTTGTTACTTTGCTCAGGAATGGAACCGTACGCGACGACCGCGGATTTACTTCAATGACATACACGATCTCGTTATGAATTACGAACTGGATGTTAACCAAGCCGATTACGTTCAGCGCCTTGGATACTTTGATCGTAATGTCGACGATTTGCTCCTTCACGCTGTCAGACAACGATTGCGGCGGATACACAGCAATCGAGTCGCCGGAGTGAACGCCTGCGCGCTCAATATGCTCCATGATGCCTGGAATCAATACGGTGTCGCCATCACAGATCGCATCCACTTCCGCTTCCATGCCAAGCATATAACGGTCGATGAGGACAGGATGCTCTGGATTGATCTTTACCGCTACTTCCATGTAGCTCAGCAAATCTTCATCCGAGTATACGATTTCCATTGCGCGGCCGCCCAAAACGTACGATGGACGAACGAGTACAGGGTAACCAAGCTTTTGTGCCGTCGCTACTGCTTCGCCAACCGAGGTTACTGTGCTGCCTTCCGGCTGAGCCACGTTCAAGCCGCGAAGCAAAGCTTCGAACTTTTTGCGATCCTCTGCCATATCGATGCTTTCCAGGCTGGAGCCGAGAATTTTCACGCCAGCTTTGGACAGCGGAGCTGCGAGGTTAATCGCCGTTTGGCCACCGAACTGCACGATTACGCCGATTGGCTTCTCTTGCTCAATAACGTTCATGACATCTTCAAGGAATAAAGGCTCAAAGTACAGGCGGTCCGATGTGCTGAAATCGGTCGACACCGTCTCTGGGTTGTTGTTGATAATAACCGCTTCATAGCCAGCTTTCTGAATCGCCCATACCGCATGAACCGTCGAATAGTCAAACTCAATGCCTTGTCCGATCCGAATGGGGCCAGAGCCAAGTACAAGCACTTTCTCTTTCGTCGAAGGCGTTACTTCGTTTTCTACCTCGTAAGTTGAATAGTAGTAAGGCGTGCTCGCTTCAAACTCAGCGGCGCAAGTATCAACCATTTTGTATACAGGTACGATATCAAGCTCTTTACGATAAGTACGAATATCATGCTCATTCGTGTGGCTGCCATTCGGGTTGCCTTCTTTGCGAAGCTCAGCGATCGAACGGTCGGAGAAGCCTTTGCGCTTCGCCTGGTACAGCGTTTCACGGGAAAGCGTTGCTTCCTGGCGGATTTTATCCTCGAATGCTACGATGCCTTCGATTTTGTCCAGGAACCACCAGTCAATGTTCGTCAGATCTTGAATTTCCTGCAAAGCATAACCACGGCGGAACGCTTCGCCTACCAAGAACATGCGCTCATCATCCGGTTTTTGCAGGCGTGCGCGCAGCACATCATCGCTGAGGTCTACTGCTTCCTTCAAGTGGATGCGATGCGTGCCGATTTCAAGCGAACGGACCGCTTTATGAATCGACTCCTCGAAAGTACGGCCAATCGCCATAACTTCACCTGTCGCTTTCATTTGCGTGCCGAGCTTGCGGTTCGCATTCACGAACTTGTCAAACGGCCAGCGCGGAATTTTCGATACGATGTAATCCAGCGTAGGCTCAAAGCAAGCATACGTTTGGCCGGTTACAGGGTTTACGATTTCATCAAGCGTGTAGCCAATTGCGATTTTAGCAGCCATTTTAGCAATCGGGTAGCCTGTTGCTTTGGAAGCCAGCGCCGAAGAGCGGCTAACGCGCGGGTTAACTTCGATTACATAATATTGGAAGCTTTGTGGATCAAGCGCGAACTGTACGTTACAGCCGCCTTCGATGTTCAAAGCGCGAATGATTTTAAGCGAAGCGGAACGAAGCATTTGATACTCGCGGTCCGACAACGTTTGGCTAGGCGCTACTACGATACTGTCGCCAGTATGTACGCCAACCGGGTCAAAGTTTTCCATGTTGCAGACAACGATACAGTTGTCATTCGCATCACGCATAACTTCGTATTCAACTTCCTTCAAGCCGGCAATCGATTTTTCGATCAAGCATTGGCCGATTGGGCTGTAACGGATACCGGAAGCAACTGTTTCTAGCAATTCTTCTTCGTTTGCGCAAATACCGCCGCCTGTACCGCCAAGCGTGTAGGCAGGACGAACGATAATCGGGTAGCCGATTTCATTGGCAAAAGCAACTGCTGCTTCAACTGTCGTTACGATGTCGCTCTCTGGTACCGGCTGCTCCAGCTCGCGCATCAGATCGCGGAACAAATCGCGGTCCTCGGCTTTTTCGATAGCTGTCAGCTGTGTGCCGAGAAGCTGCACATTTTCTGCTTCCAATACGCCAGCGCGCGCCAGTTCAACCGCCATATTGAGGCCTGTTTGGCCGCCAAGCGTCGGCAGCAAACCGTCTGGACGCTCCTGACGAATGATTTGCGATACAAATTCAAGCGTAATTGGCTCAATGTAAACTTTATCAGCCATGTTTGTGTCTGTCATAATGGTAGCCGGGTTGCTGTTAATCAATACAACCTCATAGCCTTCTTCCATAAGCGCCTGGCAAGCTTGCGTGCCGGCATAGTCGAATTCAGCGGCTTGGCCGATTACAATCGGGCCGGAGCCGATGACGAGAATTTTTTTGAGTTTATTATTTTTGGGCATACTGAAGCTCCCCTTTCACTTTCAACGTTTCCGCGAGTACGACTTGGCGACGCTTTTGCGGGTTATTTAATTTATGTGTGCGAATCATACTCAGGAATTCGTCAAACAGATAGCTGGAATCATACGGTCCTGGAGCAGCTTCCGGGTGGTATTGCACCGAAAATGCAGGATGCGTATTATGCTTCAGCCCTTCAATTGTGCGGTCATTGTTGTTAATATGCGTTACAATCAGACCGGAGTTCGCAATCGAATCTTCCATTACAGTGTAGCCATGGTTCTGGGAAGTAATGTAGCAGCGGTTCGTTGCCAGTTCCTTCACCGGGTGGTTTCCGCCGCGGTGGCCGAATTTAAGCTTCGTTGTATCAGCGCCGCAAGCAAGTGCAAACAGCTGGTGTCCAAGGCAAATACCGAAGATCGGGAACTCGCCGAGCAGCTCGGAAATCATTTTAACCGCATGTGGAACGTCTTTCGGGTCCCCAGGGCCGTTAGACAGCTGAATGCCATCCGGTGCCAGGCGGCGAATTTCTTTTGCAGTCGTGTCATGAGGCACAACGACGACGTCGCAGCCGCGTTTAGTCAGCTCGCGCAAAATGCCGCTTTTTGCGCCAAAGTCTACGAGCACAATGCGCTCGCCATTGCCTGGGCTGGAAAATACATGCTTCGTCGATGTGCGAGCTACTTGATCCGTCATTAGTGTGGACAAGCCAAGGCGCTCTTGCAGCTCCTCAATGCGCTCGTTGCCAGTTGTAAGCAAGCCTCTCATCGTGCCATGGTGACGCAAAATCCGCGTCAGCATGCGCGTGTCGATTTCGCTGATGCCCGGAATGCCATATTCCTTAAGCAGCTGCTCAAGCGAATATTGGGCGCGCCAGTTGCTCGGCACCGGCTCATTGCGGCGAACGACAAAACCGTGGATATACGGGCGAATCGATTCAAAGTCATCGCGCGAAATGCCGTAGTTGCCGATCAGTGGATAAGTCATCGTCACGATTTGTCCACAATAGGATGGATCCGACAATACTTCCTGATAGCCAGTAATACCTGTATTAAAAACAACCTCACCCATCGTTTGCACTTCTGCACCGAAGGATAGTCCTGTAAACAATGTTCCATCTTCCAATAATAATCTCGCTTGCATCCGTCTCACTCCTCAGGTCTTCGTATTCCTATATGTCAATTAGCATATCCAAGTTAACGTTCTTATGCTTGCTCCGACCACACAACCGCACCATTCACAATCGTCGCTACCGGCCAGCCTTGCAGCTTCCAGCCGCCGAATGGCGTGTTGTTGCTGCGCGAGGCAAAGGTTGCCGGATCGACTGCACGCTCGCTATCGAGATCCACTATCGTCAGATCAGCTGGCGCACCTGCTGCCAGGCGGCCTGTCTCCAGCTTGAACACCCGTGCCGGATCAGCCGTCATACGGTCCAGCAGGAAGCCGAGCGTCCATTTGCCGGTTTTAACAAACTGCGTGTACAGCAGCGGGAAAGCTGTCTCAAAGCCGACGATTCCGAACGGCGCCAGCTGCATGCCGCGCGCTTTCTCTTCCGCGCTATGCGGCGCATGATCCGTTACGATCATGTCGATCGTGCCATCTTCCAGCGCTTCGATGACCGCAGCCACATCGCGCGGCGTGCGCAGCGGAGGGTTCATTTTCCAATTGGCGTCAAAGCCTGGAATGTCCTCGTCCGACAGCACCAGATGATGCGGGCAAACCTCAGCGGTTACGTTGACTCCAATTTGCTTGCCAAGGCGGATCAGCCTTACCGATTGCTCCGTGCTGACGTGGCAGACATGATAATGAACGCCTGTCGCTTCAGCGAGCAAAATGTCGCGGCCGACATGAATCGCTTCCGATTCATTCGGAATGCCTTTCAGTCCGTTCTCGCGGGAGAACTTGCCTTCCGAGACGAACAGTCCCTCAACCAGCGTATTGTCCTCGCAGTGTGCAATGACCGGCATGTCTAGCGACTTGGCCAGCGCCATCGCATCCTTCATCATTTGCGCGCTTTGCACGCCGACACCATCGTCGGTAAAGCCAATTGTGCCAGCCGCTTTCAGCGCTGCGAAATCCGTCAGCTCGCGACCGAGCTGATTTTTGGAAATTGCGGCGTAAGGGAGGACCCGAACGACGCCTTCCTTCGCATTTTTGTCCAAAATATAGTTGATCGTTTCAGGTGTATCTGTCACCGGACGAGTGTTCGGCATGCAGGCGATTGTTGTAAAACCGCCTTTCGCTGCTGAACGCGTCCCTGTTGCGATATCTTCTTTATATTCGAAGCCAGGATCGCGCAAATGCACGTGCATATCGATGAAGCCGGCTGATACGAGCTTGCCCTCTGCGTCAATCACTTCTGCTGAACCTGTGTCCGGCATTGTTTCGCCGCTTGCAAGCTCGGCGATTTTGCCATCCTCAATTCGAATATGCTGCTTCACTAGGCCGCTTGCAGCTGTATCCCATACGCTGCCGTTAATAATCCATAATGACATTATCCGTTCACCCTCCCGATTTCATCTAAAAGTTAGTTCAAAGCCCGTTCTATGACGGCCATTCTGACCGGAACCCCGTGCTCCATCTGCTTAAAAATCCGGGACTTGGCATGCTCGACAAGCTCATCGTCAATTTCAACATTGCGGTTGATCGGCGCCGGGTGCATAATAATCGCGTGATCCGCCATTGTTTCGCTGCGCTCCACCGTCAATCCAAACTGCTCGCGGTAGCTTTCAGCCGAGCTCAGCATGCCGCTTTCGTGACGCTCCAGCTGCACCCGCAGCATCATCACGACATCAGATTTCAGCGCTTCCTCCATCGTTACATAACGGGCATCAAGCTCAGAGGCCTGCAAGTTCGCAGGAGCGCAAAACTTCACCGTAGCGCCGAGCTTTTGCAGCGCATATAAGTTCGAACGCGCTACGCGGCTGTGCAAGATGTCTCCGATAATCGAGACGGTCAATCCTTTTATTGCGCCAAATTGCTTGCGCATCGTATATAAATCAAGCAGCGCCTGCGTCGGATGCTCGTTGTTGCCATCGCCCGCGTTAATCAGCGGCACTTTAATTTTCGTAGCCAGTTCGGCTAGCAAGCCAATCGGCTTGAGCCGGATAATGCCGACGTCTATGCCCATCGACTCCAAGGTGCGAACGGTATCATATACCGACTCGCCCTTCTGCACACTCGATACGGCTGCTGAGAAGTTAAGCACTTCCGCTCCCAGCCGCTTCTCCGCTACCTCGAAGGAGAAGCGTGTGCGCGTGCTGTTCTCGAAAAACATATTTGCTGCGAACTTGCCCTGCAGCACATTCTGCACTTTCGACTCCTGCTGCTCCCAATGGGCGGCACGGTCCAGTATGGCGATAATTTCCTCTGCGTCAAGCTCCTTCAAACCAAGCAAACTGCGCTGTTTGAGCTGTAAAAGTGTCATTTAGGCTTGCCCCCTCTGATGAATAATTTTCACCTGGTCTAAGGAATCAATCTCGGTTAGCGTAACGGAGATTTGCTCTTGTTTGGAGGATGGCACATTTTTGCCTACAAAATCCGGCCTTATCGGCAATTCCCGATGACCGCGGTCAACCAGCACAGCAAGCTGAATGCTTTGCGGCCTGCCGCAATCCATTACCGCATCCATCGCGGCGCGAATCGTCCGGCCGGTATACAGCACATCATCGAACAAAATAATGTTGCGGTCCTGTACGACCGACAGTTCGACATCAATCTCGCCGATTATGCCCGCTTCCATTTCGGTGCGGCTGCCTGGCGCCTTGCCATCATCGCGATAGCGGGTAATATCCAGTTCCTTCACTAAAACAGGCTTGCCTTCAATTTCCTGTATGCGCTCTGCGATTCTTCGGGCTAAATAAACGCCTCTTGTCCGAATGCCGACCAGTGTACAGTTGTCAATTCCTTTGTTCTTCTCCACGATCTCGTGGGCGATGCGGGTCAGTGCCCGGCGAATGGCTGCATCATCCATAATGACCAAGTGCTCTTCTTCCACCGTTACGTTACCTCCCATCCTAGCGCAGGTTGAACTGCCAACTCTCATCAAGGCGCTTCACAAGCGTAAACGGATTGGGCTTAAGCCGTCTTCTGGCGGCAAAGCTACCGTTTCGCGATGAAATATAAGCCCGTTATAAGTGTGTAACTTATAAATGCTTATATTTGAAAAAAGACTCCTTGCGTATTCGCAAGGAGCCCATGATTAACCGCTAAGGATTCCATCCATCCCCGCCAACCTTATGAGTTGCGGAAGATGAGGAGTTTCTTGTCCCCAGCTTAATTAATCAACTATTCACGCTACCTTGCCAGCCTCACAGGACTGAGTTAAAGGTACAACTTTATACCAAAGGAATTATCCCACGTTCGACATAAGATGTCAAGTGGCAGCAGCCTTAAACACGATCTGCCCACCTCGTGCTGGATGTTTATCATATTTATGGCAATCTGTTGGCATACTAACTGGCAACTACGGACATTTTGCAAGCAGGAGGAAACAAGATGCAGTCGCACGTATCACAGCCACATGAAAAAGTCAGCCTGCCCGCTTCACTCGATGCATGCATCGACCATATTCAGACAGAGATCGGCGGCAGCTCGGATCTTGTCATCAAGCGCTTTTCCTGCCTGCATCTGTGGCCCGGCGCACTCCTTTATCTCGAAGGCATGATTGATGTTCAAATGCTTCATCAGTCGGTATTGGGCTCTTTAATGGGCTATGCGAATGAGCATACGCCGAGCTTTGACGATCCCAATGACCGTCTGACGCATCTGAAAGAGGATGTGCTCATTGCCGGAAATACCGATTATGCGGAAGAGATGGCGCTCTTGTTCCATCGCCTGCTGTCGGGCTGCATTATTTTGCTGCTGGACGGAAGCACGAAAGCGATTTGCATTAGCGCCGCTGGCTGGGAGGATCGCAATATTAGCGAGCCGCAGACCCAATCCGTCGTTCGTGGACCGATGGAAGGCTTCACCGAAAACCTGCGAAAGAATACGACACTAATCCGCAGAAGAATCAAAGATCCCCAGCTGTGGATGGAAACGAGGCAAATCGGTCAAATAACGAAAACTTCCGTTGCCCTGATGTACGTCAACCATTTGGTTGATAAGGGCGTGCTCGACGAGATTCGGCGCAGGCTTGATGATATTGATATCGACAGCATTTTGGAAAGCGGCTATATTGAGGAGCTGATCCAGGACGTCACGCTCACGCCGTTTCCAACGATTTACAATAGCGAGCGCCCGGATACGGTTGCCGCCGGACTTCTGGAAGGGCGGGTGGCCATTATTGTGGACGGCACGCCATTCGTGCTGCTTGTCCCTTCCCTGTTCGTTCATTTTTTCCAATCGGCCGAGGACTATTACCAGCGCGCAGATATCAGCACCCTGCTGCGGCTGATTCGCTACTTAGCATTTTTCATCGCCATGCTTGCGCCTTCCTTCTATATCGCTATTACG from the Paenibacillus sp. BIHB 4019 genome contains:
- a CDS encoding efflux RND transporter periplasmic adaptor subunit; translated protein: MSMKWLTGNLFKRPAIISLAAIMLITSGCSLLPAEEEEEVLPSIAPPQISKKPEYEVTTDTLETKVNVIGKLISSREEPVFFTLDGKNLKELNIKVGDKVSAGEVIGQLDVDALTKALRMDKLAFRKEETAMKEALRTRDEMDPVEFEERSILFEEKKQALVDQEAEIAKATLTAPISGTIVSLNVEKGAAIKAYSTIAVIADTTTLIPAAKLTKDEIAKIVVGMPIVAEISNSGKFKGTVKMMPMTNTDSSNGGNNGGNGGTGNNTDKERPEDFMQVEIKNLPKNLTRGTPLSISIITKRKENVIVIPPSTLRSIGSRTYVQVIDADGKREVDVEVGQQTATQIEILKGLEPGQKVVGR
- a CDS encoding dihydroorotase, giving the protein MSLWIINGSVWDTAASGLVKQHIRIEDGKIAELASGETMPDTGSAEVIDAEGKLVSAGFIDMHVHLRDPGFEYKEDIATGTRSAAKGGFTTIACMPNTRPVTDTPETINYILDKNAKEGVVRVLPYAAISKNQLGRELTDFAALKAAGTIGFTDDGVGVQSAQMMKDAMALAKSLDMPVIAHCEDNTLVEGLFVSEGKFSRENGLKGIPNESEAIHVGRDILLAEATGVHYHVCHVSTEQSVRLIRLGKQIGVNVTAEVCPHHLVLSDEDIPGFDANWKMNPPLRTPRDVAAVIEALEDGTIDMIVTDHAPHSAEEKARGMQLAPFGIVGFETAFPLLYTQFVKTGKWTLGFLLDRMTADPARVFKLETGRLAAGAPADLTIVDLDSERAVDPATFASRSNNTPFGGWKLQGWPVATIVNGAVVWSEQA
- a CDS encoding carbamoyl phosphate synthase small subunit, which codes for MQARLLLEDGTLFTGLSFGAEVQTMGEVVFNTGITGYQEVLSDPSYCGQIVTMTYPLIGNYGISRDDFESIRPYIHGFVVRRNEPVPSNWRAQYSLEQLLKEYGIPGISEIDTRMLTRILRHHGTMRGLLTTGNERIEELQERLGLSTLMTDQVARTSTKHVFSSPGNGERIVLVDFGAKSGILRELTKRGCDVVVVPHDTTAKEIRRLAPDGIQLSNGPGDPKDVPHAVKMISELLGEFPIFGICLGHQLFALACGADTTKLKFGHRGGNHPVKELATNRCYITSQNHGYTVMEDSIANSGLIVTHINNNDRTIEGLKHNTHPAFSVQYHPEAAPGPYDSSYLFDEFLSMIRTHKLNNPQKRRQVVLAETLKVKGELQYAQK
- a CDS encoding ABC transporter ATP-binding protein, yielding MIFSKKKKDEQPVQEPDLAKEEKQDPKLEKEVHNEKLLSVVNVERVFQAGGAPLRVLKGINMELRQNQLVMLRGRSGSGKTTLLNCLGGLDTPTEGEIWFNGRPFHKLSDDKRTLVRRKEMGFIFQAFALMPLLSAKENVELSLRMAGVPRGTWKERVDHCLELVGLEKRMNHRPFELSGGEQQRVAIAKAIAHKPILLLADEPTAELDSNMAAQIMSVFKTIIRTEQVTICMTTHDPTIMEVADHVYEMVDGKFI
- the pyrE gene encoding orotate phosphoribosyltransferase, with amino-acid sequence MSQVKLSELPKTIAASLLEIGAVALSPNEPFTWTSGLKSPIYCDNRLTMSYPAIRELVADGFAAVIRERYPDVEVIAGTSTAGIPHAAWVAHKLGLPMAYIRDKAKGHGKQNQIEGRIEPGQKVVVIEDLISTGGSSLKAGLAVREAGAEVLAVLAIFTYQFAQAASAFAEANMPLETLSNYSELIESAVELGKVQSDDMLKLQAWRENPQAFGN
- the carB gene encoding carbamoyl-phosphate synthase large subunit codes for the protein MPKNNKLKKILVIGSGPIVIGQAAEFDYAGTQACQALMEEGYEVVLINSNPATIMTDTNMADKVYIEPITLEFVSQIIRQERPDGLLPTLGGQTGLNMAVELARAGVLEAENVQLLGTQLTAIEKAEDRDLFRDLMRELEQPVPESDIVTTVEAAVAFANEIGYPIIVRPAYTLGGTGGGICANEEELLETVASGIRYSPIGQCLIEKSIAGLKEVEYEVMRDANDNCIVVCNMENFDPVGVHTGDSIVVAPSQTLSDREYQMLRSASLKIIRALNIEGGCNVQFALDPQSFQYYVIEVNPRVSRSSALASKATGYPIAKMAAKIAIGYTLDEIVNPVTGQTYACFEPTLDYIVSKIPRWPFDKFVNANRKLGTQMKATGEVMAIGRTFEESIHKAVRSLEIGTHRIHLKEAVDLSDDVLRARLQKPDDERMFLVGEAFRRGYALQEIQDLTNIDWWFLDKIEGIVAFEDKIRQEATLSRETLYQAKRKGFSDRSIAELRKEGNPNGSHTNEHDIRTYRKELDIVPVYKMVDTCAAEFEASTPYYYSTYEVENEVTPSTKEKVLVLGSGPIRIGQGIEFDYSTVHAVWAIQKAGYEAVIINNNPETVSTDFSTSDRLYFEPLFLEDVMNVIEQEKPIGVIVQFGGQTAINLAAPLSKAGVKILGSSLESIDMAEDRKKFEALLRGLNVAQPEGSTVTSVGEAVATAQKLGYPVLVRPSYVLGGRAMEIVYSDEDLLSYMEVAVKINPEHPVLIDRYMLGMEAEVDAICDGDTVLIPGIMEHIERAGVHSGDSIAVYPPQSLSDSVKEQIVDITIKVSKALNVIGLVNIQFVIHNEIVYVIEVNPRSSRTVPFLSKVTNLQMANLATQAILGTKLADLGHKDGLWPEDEYVSVKVPVFSFAKLRRVDPTLTPEMKSTGEVMGRDVQYAKALYKGLLGAGMKIPTTGSIIATVADKDKEEALELLRGFYSIGYKIIATGGTAAMLEEAGMTVTTVNKLSEGSPNILDLIREGKAQFVFNTLTKGKTPERDGFRIRREAVENGVVCMTSLDTVRALLRMMETINFSSRSMPTLLHK
- the pyrF gene encoding orotidine-5'-phosphate decarboxylase, with amino-acid sequence MGLTREREQAAGKIMVALDYADAASAERLLNELEGIPCYMKVGMQLFYAAGPAFITGLKERGYLVFLDVKMHDIPNTVKGGSGSVTRLGVDMFNVHAAGGSAMLAAAVEGMEAALAVGQKKPSIIAVTQLTSTNQAMLNEQIGIAGTVEQAVLRYAELARAAGLNGVVASPAEVQAIKQACGASFQTVTPGIRPKGADVGDQSRIMTPAEALKQGTDYMVIGRPITAAANSRAVLEAIIEELI